Proteins from one Bradyrhizobium diazoefficiens genomic window:
- a CDS encoding acyl-CoA dehydrogenase family protein, producing the protein MRRLQSAAFGHEKPERPDRSHPVAHCRHVLRIQAAANVIVTLGEAMSRRMINYRPSWLDSELEMYRDTVCRFIDKEMAPLDEEARERGNVGHELWLKAGELGLLCSDIPSEYGGGGGDFRHEAIFYDAMARRGLTGMNPSVHTIVAHYLLNHGTEEQKREYLPRLASGELVGAIAMTEPGAGSDLQSIRTRAEKRADGYVINGSKTFISNGVLAGLVLVVAKTSPAERANGISIILVEIAKAPGFRVGRVLDKIGLKAQDTCELFFDEVLVPAANLLGGVEGLGFYQLMSDLPYERTIIGVMAAAAMEGALEATLAFVRERKAFGKSIAEFQNTKYRLAELATITKVTRSFVDQCVEALVSGTLDAATASMAKLWASEQQGKVIDECLQLHGGYGFMNEYLIARMYADARVQRIYGGTSEMMKEVISRAL; encoded by the coding sequence ATGCGGCGTTTGCAATCGGCAGCGTTCGGTCACGAAAAGCCCGAACGACCCGACCGCAGCCATCCAGTCGCACACTGTCGGCATGTTTTGCGAATTCAAGCGGCCGCGAACGTAATTGTTACGCTCGGAGAAGCGATGAGTAGGCGCATGATCAACTATCGACCCTCTTGGCTCGATTCTGAGCTCGAGATGTACCGAGACACGGTCTGTCGCTTCATCGACAAGGAAATGGCGCCGCTGGATGAAGAGGCGCGCGAACGAGGCAATGTCGGGCACGAACTCTGGCTGAAGGCTGGAGAGCTTGGGCTTCTCTGTTCGGACATCCCGAGCGAATATGGCGGCGGCGGAGGCGATTTTCGGCACGAAGCGATCTTTTACGATGCCATGGCGCGCCGCGGCTTGACGGGAATGAACCCCTCTGTCCACACGATCGTAGCCCACTATCTGCTGAACCACGGGACCGAGGAGCAAAAGCGGGAATATCTGCCGCGCTTGGCGAGTGGGGAACTCGTCGGAGCCATTGCGATGACCGAACCGGGGGCCGGGTCGGATCTTCAATCGATTCGAACTCGCGCCGAAAAGCGTGCCGACGGCTATGTCATCAACGGTTCCAAGACCTTCATATCCAACGGCGTCCTTGCGGGTTTGGTGCTCGTCGTTGCGAAGACCAGTCCGGCCGAGCGAGCCAACGGAATCTCGATTATCCTGGTCGAGATTGCCAAAGCTCCCGGCTTTCGGGTCGGCCGCGTGCTCGATAAGATCGGACTAAAGGCGCAGGATACTTGCGAGCTGTTCTTCGACGAGGTCCTGGTGCCGGCCGCAAATCTGCTCGGTGGAGTGGAAGGGCTTGGCTTCTATCAATTGATGTCAGACTTGCCTTATGAGCGCACCATCATCGGCGTGATGGCCGCGGCCGCAATGGAGGGCGCTCTCGAGGCGACGCTTGCGTTTGTTCGGGAACGCAAGGCGTTCGGAAAGTCGATCGCCGAATTTCAGAACACCAAATACAGGCTGGCCGAGTTGGCGACGATCACGAAGGTCACGCGCAGCTTCGTCGACCAGTGCGTCGAAGCATTGGTCTCCGGTACGCTCGATGCAGCCACGGCTTCGATGGCCAAACTCTGGGCGTCCGAGCAGCAGGGGAAGGTCATTGACGAGTGTTTGCAGCTGCACGGTGGGTACGGCTTCATGAACGAGTACCTCATCGCACGCATGTATGCCGACGCACGCGTGCAGCGCATTTACGGTGGAACCAGCGAAATGATGAAGGAAGTGATCTCCAGGGCGCTCTAG
- a CDS encoding NADPH:quinone oxidoreductase family protein, whose amino-acid sequence MKAVLVENYDRIENIRIKDVARPDLSAGMVRVRIQAAAVGFVDGLKVQGLYQTKDPLPFTPGSEFAGVVDEAAADVEGFAPGTPVIGMVRNGGLAEYICVPAADLFVTPKGIEPEVGASFFANYLTALYALSARGKLQKGETLLVLGAAGGVGIAAVQVGKLLGARVIAAASTEEKRQFAIKCGADEGLDYTRDGWRDELKELTGGRGADVIYDPVGGELSLQAFRSIAWNGRHLVIGFASGIIPALRFNLPLLKGGALLGVDLAQIGRREPDVRDQVIAQLFIWLSEKTLVPVVGKIFAFEEFHQAFKAMTTRSALGKMVVRIG is encoded by the coding sequence ATGAAAGCAGTCTTGGTCGAAAACTACGATCGCATCGAAAATATCAGGATCAAGGACGTGGCTAGGCCGGACTTGTCAGCGGGAATGGTCCGCGTTCGAATCCAGGCCGCTGCCGTCGGTTTCGTGGATGGCCTGAAGGTGCAGGGCCTGTACCAGACCAAGGACCCTCTACCTTTTACGCCGGGGTCGGAGTTCGCCGGAGTTGTCGACGAGGCGGCCGCAGATGTTGAGGGCTTTGCGCCCGGCACGCCAGTCATCGGCATGGTCAGAAATGGCGGTCTTGCCGAATATATCTGCGTGCCGGCCGCGGACCTTTTCGTGACGCCAAAAGGCATAGAGCCCGAGGTCGGTGCCTCCTTCTTCGCCAATTACCTGACAGCGTTGTACGCACTCAGCGCCCGGGGAAAGTTGCAGAAGGGCGAGACGCTTCTGGTGTTGGGGGCGGCCGGTGGGGTGGGGATAGCGGCCGTTCAGGTCGGGAAATTGCTCGGTGCCCGCGTCATTGCAGCGGCCTCGACGGAGGAGAAACGGCAGTTCGCAATCAAATGTGGTGCCGATGAGGGTCTGGATTACACGCGCGACGGGTGGCGTGACGAACTCAAGGAACTCACCGGGGGCCGCGGGGCGGACGTGATCTATGATCCCGTCGGAGGAGAGCTGAGCCTGCAGGCATTCCGTTCGATCGCCTGGAATGGCCGGCACCTGGTGATCGGCTTCGCTTCAGGGATTATCCCAGCGCTGCGGTTCAATCTGCCTCTTCTAAAGGGAGGGGCGCTGTTGGGTGTCGACCTGGCGCAGATTGGTCGTCGTGAACCGGATGTGCGAGATCAAGTCATCGCCCAGCTGTTCATTTGGTTAAGCGAGAAGACGCTTGTTCCCGTCGTAGGAAAGATCTTTGCATTTGAGGAATTCCACCAAGCGTTCAAGGCGATGACGACGCGCTCGGCCCTTGGAAAGATGGTCGTCCGGATCGGCTGA